A single region of the Anaerostipes rhamnosivorans genome encodes:
- a CDS encoding ABC transporter ATP-binding protein — MKLILSYLKNYKKMFALNVFSVFGFALVELGIPTIVAWMIDRGVSAKDTTFIFQMGGVILLVSLLGTAGTILLGYCCAYLSTSITRDIRNDMFEKTQEFSHREFKEFGTASLITRTTNDAFQIQMFLNILFRTALMTPVMTVGSIVLVLKASLNLSMVILGTIPFIIVGVIIVAKRSELLSERQQSSLEWINRISKENISGIRVIRAFTNDRHEKERFDGANSAYMGYSKKLFKLMSVTQPAFYFLMNLAGMLIYWISSVMIQQGGLNIGQLVAFMDYLFHVMFSIMLFCLVFMMYPKAAVSAKRISKVFDAVPAVDGSPNDTAGKIPVDEIQFDHVTFAYPDGEEAVLTDVSFTVKKGETIAFIGSTGSGKSTLINLVPRAYDVSGGRVLVNGKDIREMDLKSLRNSIGFIPQKALLFSGSIADNLKFGKEDASMEEMEEAARTAQAYDFIMEKGGFEVQITENATNVSGGQRQRLSIARALVRKPEVYIFDDSFSALDFKTDAKLRRELKKTLGNAIMMVVAQRITSIMDADKIMVLNEGRVVGSGTHRELLKSCKIYQEIAASQLDKEELADD, encoded by the coding sequence ATGAAACTGATTTTATCATACTTGAAGAATTATAAAAAGATGTTCGCGCTGAACGTATTTTCGGTCTTCGGTTTTGCCCTGGTTGAGCTAGGGATACCGACCATCGTGGCGTGGATGATCGACAGGGGCGTATCGGCAAAAGACACAACGTTTATTTTTCAGATGGGAGGGGTGATCCTCTTAGTCTCCCTTCTGGGGACCGCAGGGACCATTCTTCTCGGCTACTGCTGTGCTTATCTGTCCACGTCCATCACACGGGATATCCGAAATGATATGTTTGAAAAGACACAGGAATTCTCGCACAGAGAATTTAAGGAATTCGGCACTGCATCTCTGATAACCAGGACAACCAATGATGCTTTCCAGATCCAGATGTTTTTAAACATCCTGTTTCGGACGGCACTGATGACTCCTGTGATGACAGTGGGGAGCATCGTGCTGGTGCTGAAGGCATCCTTAAATCTTTCGATGGTCATTTTAGGGACGATCCCTTTTATCATCGTGGGAGTCATCATTGTGGCAAAACGCTCGGAGCTTCTGAGCGAACGCCAGCAGTCCTCGCTGGAATGGATCAACCGGATCTCTAAAGAAAATATCAGCGGGATTCGGGTCATCCGTGCGTTTACCAATGACCGGCATGAAAAAGAACGGTTTGACGGGGCAAATAGTGCTTATATGGGATATTCCAAAAAGCTCTTTAAGCTCATGTCTGTGACACAGCCGGCCTTTTATTTCCTGATGAATCTGGCTGGTATGCTCATCTACTGGATTTCCAGCGTTATGATTCAGCAGGGAGGGCTGAATATCGGACAGCTGGTAGCCTTTATGGATTACCTGTTTCATGTGATGTTCTCTATTATGCTGTTCTGCCTGGTATTTATGATGTATCCAAAAGCCGCTGTCAGCGCAAAGAGGATCTCCAAAGTATTTGACGCAGTGCCTGCGGTGGACGGCAGTCCAAATGATACGGCTGGGAAGATCCCTGTTGATGAGATTCAATTTGACCATGTGACGTTTGCATATCCTGACGGAGAAGAGGCGGTGCTCACCGATGTATCTTTTACCGTGAAAAAGGGAGAGACCATTGCCTTTATCGGCAGTACAGGTTCAGGAAAAAGTACACTGATCAACCTTGTGCCGCGGGCCTATGATGTATCCGGCGGAAGGGTGTTGGTCAACGGAAAAGACATCAGGGAGATGGACCTTAAATCCCTGAGAAATTCCATCGGTTTTATCCCGCAGAAGGCGCTTCTTTTCTCAGGCAGCATTGCGGATAATTTGAAGTTCGGAAAAGAAGATGCATCCATGGAAGAGATGGAGGAAGCTGCACGGACAGCCCAGGCCTATGATTTCATCATGGAAAAAGGCGGGTTTGAAGTCCAGATTACGGAGAATGCCACAAACGTATCCGGAGGGCAGAGGCAGAGGCTTTCCATCGCCAGGGCGCTTGTGAGAAAACCGGAAGTTTATATATTTGACGATTCTTTTTCTGCACTGGATTTTAAGACCGACGCAAAACTGAGAAGAGAACTGAAAAAGACACTGGGGAACGCTATCATGATGGTGGTGGCTCAGAGGATCACCAGCATCATGGATGCGGATAAGATCATGGTGCTCAATGAAGGACGGGTCGTAGGATCCGGCACCCACAGGGAGCTATTAAAGAGCTGTAAGATCTATCAGGAGATTGCCGCATCCCAGCTGGATAAGGAGGAACTGGCCGATGATTAA
- a CDS encoding ABC transporter ATP-binding protein has translation MIKKLKQAGAVLKKLKPFIAPYKWGFLGTVVTAVISVAAMTSAPRIEGMITTQLAKDASDIAGKIPGAGVHFDVILKILLILAVIYIIKMGTQIISMFLLTNSIQSAMHDMRNAVQDKIRRLPVKYFDTHSFGDTLSRVTNDIDSVSNGLQQSFIQVVSGVLTLVLVLVMVFTIQPVMAWLVVLIIPVSILISIAVVKRSQKQFKAQQDSLGELNGAITELYTGYNEILLFGRQKPSQERFREINGRLQKHALKAQFISSIMSPLISLSVYLCIGGVAVSGTVFVIQGMLTVGNLQAFIRYIWQCNEPLSQVAQLSAQIQAAFAGLKRIFEILDEPEEVPDPDPGVQLTQIKGNVEFDHVSFGYGDTPVIRDLDIKIKNGQMVAIVGPTGAGKTTIINLLLRFYDTDSGRILIDGVDIRTMKREDLRSMFGMVLQDTWLFSGSIYENIRYGRLDARKDEVIDAAKTANVHHFIRTLPKGYDMEIDEEGSNISQGEKQLLTIARAVLKDPKILILDEATSSVDTRLEKMLQEAMHKLLAGRTSFVIAHRLSTIKNADLILVLKEGQIVETGTHQELLEKKGYYEQLYHSQFSV, from the coding sequence ATGATTAAAAAACTGAAGCAGGCAGGAGCGGTCCTTAAGAAATTAAAACCATTTATTGCTCCATACAAATGGGGGTTCCTTGGGACTGTCGTGACGGCGGTCATCAGTGTGGCCGCCATGACATCGGCGCCGAGGATCGAGGGAATGATCACGACCCAGCTGGCTAAGGATGCATCGGACATCGCGGGGAAGATCCCCGGGGCAGGGGTCCATTTTGATGTGATCCTTAAGATTCTCTTGATTCTGGCCGTGATTTATATCATTAAGATGGGAACACAGATCATCAGCATGTTCCTGCTGACCAATTCCATCCAGAGTGCCATGCATGATATGAGGAACGCGGTGCAGGATAAGATCCGAAGGCTGCCGGTCAAATATTTTGATACCCACAGCTTCGGGGACACCTTAAGCCGGGTGACCAACGACATTGATTCTGTGTCCAACGGACTGCAGCAGAGTTTCATCCAGGTGGTCAGCGGCGTACTGACCCTGGTTCTGGTCCTTGTGATGGTGTTTACCATCCAGCCGGTGATGGCATGGCTGGTGGTTCTGATCATCCCTGTCAGCATACTCATCAGCATCGCTGTGGTAAAAAGGAGCCAGAAACAGTTCAAGGCCCAACAGGATTCGCTGGGAGAACTGAACGGAGCCATCACGGAGCTTTACACAGGATACAATGAGATCCTTTTGTTCGGCAGGCAGAAGCCTTCCCAGGAGCGGTTCCGGGAGATTAACGGAAGACTCCAGAAACATGCGCTGAAGGCACAGTTTATATCTTCCATTATGAGCCCGCTCATCTCTCTGAGTGTTTACCTGTGCATCGGCGGCGTGGCAGTTTCGGGCACAGTCTTTGTAATCCAGGGGATGCTCACGGTGGGAAATCTTCAGGCATTTATCCGTTATATCTGGCAGTGCAACGAACCTCTCTCTCAGGTGGCGCAGCTTTCCGCCCAGATCCAGGCAGCTTTTGCGGGTCTTAAGAGAATATTTGAGATCTTGGATGAGCCGGAGGAAGTCCCTGATCCAGATCCAGGCGTCCAGTTGACACAGATCAAGGGAAATGTGGAGTTTGACCATGTATCCTTTGGATACGGAGATACACCGGTGATCCGGGACTTGGATATCAAGATCAAGAACGGGCAGATGGTGGCCATCGTGGGTCCTACAGGAGCGGGAAAAACGACCATCATTAACCTTCTGCTCCGGTTTTATGACACGGACAGCGGAAGGATCCTGATCGACGGTGTGGACATCAGAACCATGAAAAGGGAAGATTTAAGGAGCATGTTCGGTATGGTCCTCCAGGATACCTGGCTTTTTTCGGGAAGCATATATGAAAATATCAGATATGGAAGACTGGACGCCAGAAAGGACGAGGTGATCGACGCGGCCAAGACGGCCAATGTCCACCACTTTATCCGCACGCTTCCAAAAGGATATGATATGGAGATTGATGAGGAGGGCAGCAATATCTCCCAGGGAGAGAAGCAGCTGCTGACCATCGCGAGGGCTGTGCTGAAAGATCCTAAGATTCTGATCCTGGATGAGGCCACCTCGTCCGTGGATACAAGGCTGGAGAAAATGCTGCAGGAGGCCATGCACAAACTTTTGGCAGGCAGGACCAGCTTTGTCATCGCCCACAGGCTCTCCACCATAAAAAACGCAGATTTAATCCTTGTTTTGAAGGAAGGACAGATCGTTGAGACCGGCACCCACCAGGAGCTTTTAGAAAAGAAGGGATATTATGAACAATTGTACCACTCACAGTTTTCCGTGTGA
- a CDS encoding HAD family hydrolase — MSNKILFFDIDGTLADQEGILPSNKKALRELRSNGHTVMIASGRPAGYIRRMFSGLADGFIAANGRRIEHNDSILLDNSFTIDELKEIIKLCKASQCAYCLLGDGIVYHGNPLYLYGHTRPYESIDVIHENQWDIHDVKAYAFDIIYKDKDHLKTIKRNFDGKYIINDHFDGSADVSSVSFNKGHAVAYVTNALGFSQDDSYAFGDGDNDVHMFEAAGTAVAMENGTSAARKAADYVTRHFKEDGIFHALKHLKVLNSLL; from the coding sequence ATGTCCAATAAAATATTATTTTTTGACATCGACGGGACACTTGCAGACCAGGAAGGTATCCTTCCCTCGAACAAAAAGGCCCTTAGGGAGCTGAGATCCAATGGACACACTGTCATGATCGCATCTGGCAGGCCTGCGGGATATATAAGGCGCATGTTTTCCGGCCTTGCAGACGGATTTATCGCTGCCAACGGAAGGCGCATAGAACATAACGACAGCATCCTGCTGGACAACAGCTTCACCATCGATGAACTCAAAGAGATCATCAAACTGTGCAAAGCCTCCCAGTGTGCCTACTGCCTTCTTGGAGACGGCATCGTTTACCACGGGAACCCTCTTTACCTGTACGGACATACAAGACCCTATGAATCCATCGATGTCATCCATGAGAACCAGTGGGATATCCACGATGTGAAGGCCTATGCGTTTGACATTATCTACAAGGATAAAGATCACTTAAAGACCATCAAGCGGAATTTTGACGGCAAGTATATCATCAATGATCACTTTGACGGCTCCGCCGATGTGTCCAGCGTCTCGTTTAACAAAGGACATGCCGTGGCCTACGTGACCAATGCCCTTGGATTTTCCCAGGATGACAGTTACGCTTTCGGGGACGGGGACAACGATGTCCATATGTTTGAAGCTGCAGGGACTGCGGTTGCCATGGAGAACGGAACCAGCGCCGCAAGAAAAGCCGCCGACTATGTCACTCGGCACTTTAAAGAGGACGGCATCTTTCATGCCCTCAAACATCTGAAGGTCTTAAACAGCCTTCTATAA
- a CDS encoding LytTR family DNA-binding domain-containing protein, with protein sequence MKIRIEIDENLAEEEVVIRCQNLDDKIRKVQNAVQETVSKMQTIVFSKGEQEYYFPLSKVLFFETDGNTIHVHTADDIYETRYRLYELEEMLPGSFMRISKSAVVNTHKIYSISRGLSASGVIQFENTHKQVYVSRLYLKPLKQKLEEKRIGK encoded by the coding sequence ATGAAGATACGAATTGAGATTGACGAAAATTTAGCGGAAGAAGAGGTCGTCATACGGTGCCAAAACCTGGATGATAAGATCCGGAAGGTACAAAACGCGGTCCAGGAAACCGTGTCCAAGATGCAGACCATCGTGTTTTCCAAAGGTGAGCAGGAGTATTATTTTCCACTCTCCAAGGTCCTGTTTTTTGAGACAGACGGAAACACCATCCATGTGCATACGGCGGATGATATCTATGAGACAAGGTACCGTCTGTATGAGTTGGAGGAGATGCTGCCGGGTTCTTTTATGAGGATCTCAAAGTCAGCAGTGGTCAACACCCATAAGATATATTCTATCAGCCGGGGATTGTCTGCTTCAGGCGTTATACAGTTTGAGAACACACATAAGCAGGTTTATGTATCGAGGCTTTATCTGAAACCGTTAAAACAAAAATTAGAAGAAAAGAGGATTGGGAAATGA